Proteins found in one Nostoc sp. NIES-3756 genomic segment:
- a CDS encoding DUF1257 domain-containing protein encodes MSHFSQIKTQIRNLESLQDALTELGIDWKPGPREVRGYRGQTHPAEITIEQENGYDIGFRWNGKEYELVADLQYWQQNLSVDGFLRQVTQRYAYQTVVKETSRVGFQIAEQQKNEDGSIRLVVQRWSA; translated from the coding sequence ATGTCACACTTTAGCCAAATCAAGACTCAGATCCGTAACCTTGAATCTTTACAAGATGCGCTCACCGAATTGGGCATAGACTGGAAACCAGGGCCAAGAGAAGTACGCGGCTATCGCGGTCAAACCCATCCTGCGGAAATCACCATAGAGCAGGAAAATGGCTATGACATCGGCTTTAGATGGAATGGCAAAGAATACGAATTAGTAGCTGACTTACAATATTGGCAACAAAATTTATCCGTTGATGGTTTCCTACGTCAAGTAACTCAGCGTTACGCTTACCAAACAGTTGTGAAAGAAACCTCTCGTGTAGGCTTTCAAATAGCCGAACAGCAAAAAAATGAAGATGGTTCCATCCGCTTAGTTGTACAACGCTGGAGTGCGTAA
- a CDS encoding YiaA/YiaB family inner membrane protein — protein sequence MQTIGPQKDSAAWVIQTWAAFVLSVSMTSFGIVNLPVDNWVKGFMGMGLAFSVGSTFTLAKTTRDSHEARRIAARIDEAKVEKLLSQHDPLNLK from the coding sequence ATGCAAACGATTGGGCCGCAAAAAGATAGCGCAGCTTGGGTTATTCAAACATGGGCAGCTTTTGTGCTGTCTGTTTCTATGACTAGTTTCGGAATTGTAAATTTACCCGTCGATAATTGGGTAAAAGGTTTTATGGGTATGGGTTTAGCTTTTTCGGTGGGTTCAACTTTTACACTAGCTAAAACTACTAGAGATTCACATGAAGCCAGAAGGATAGCAGCTCGCATTGATGAGGCGAAAGTAGAAAAGTTGCTTTCACAACATGACCCTTTAAATCTTAAATAA
- a CDS encoding ferredoxin, with protein sequence MADFLPSPEDQEDNRSGFEPELGGFLRDAPERSGFEPELGGMLRQKGVYVDEITCIGCKHCAHVARNTFYIEPDYGRSRVIRQDGDAEEVIQEAIDTCPVDCIHWVDYTELKNLEEERKFQVIPVVGYPIDQAVVTTEKRRRKQKSKNKKSRY encoded by the coding sequence ATGGCCGATTTTCTGCCGTCGCCGGAAGACCAAGAAGATAACCGTTCCGGTTTTGAACCAGAACTAGGGGGCTTTTTACGGGATGCTCCAGAACGTTCTGGTTTTGAACCAGAATTAGGTGGGATGCTGCGACAAAAGGGTGTTTACGTTGATGAAATCACCTGTATTGGTTGCAAACATTGCGCCCACGTTGCGCGTAACACCTTCTATATTGAGCCTGATTATGGGCGATCGCGTGTAATTCGTCAAGATGGGGACGCGGAAGAAGTTATTCAAGAAGCAATTGACACCTGTCCGGTTGATTGTATTCATTGGGTTGATTACACCGAACTGAAAAACTTAGAAGAAGAACGCAAATTCCAGGTAATTCCTGTTGTTGGCTACCCAATAGACCAGGCAGTTGTAACTACCGAAAAGCGGCGGAGAAAACAAAAATCAAAAAATAAAAAATCCCGTTATTAA